In Podospora pseudopauciseta strain CBS 411.78 chromosome 3, whole genome shotgun sequence, one genomic interval encodes:
- a CDS encoding hypothetical protein (EggNog:ENOG503P9T7) → MGKRQLSPMGLQARQEGEGSQLLPAMCFSLCDSAYMEAQRLGKTAELCSKDAAFLSIFGNCTACIKDNSNDTKYSEIEKGYIKPNFQPWLDYCEVLPPIPISATSGPTKMIEFPADYFDTVIKTYWKQTLLGPNSITSFLETVTQILPNLKSFNLTDPQETTSTTFSNATTTSLSSSTSTSATATQSVSELEFDQSGTPTTLNRSSLIGAIVGSVIGGLLLLGAIAFMIRRRRKKEPIPRTEDANDGKDAVWGKAQLHGDSIPVKPKTSPQELPNSWLRELPDSGFRELPLGSDSTELPISPMSKELQGSQNLPRYELDGGGTHFEKREGGGRGEML, encoded by the exons ATGGGAAAACGACAGCTATCGCCTATGGGCTTACAAGCACGGcaagagggtgagggatcTCAGTTGCTGCCAGCTATGTGCTTCTCTCTCTGCG ATAGCGCATATATGGAAGCCCAAAGGCTCGGCAAAACTGCAGAACTGTGTTCAAAAGACGCAGCCTTTCTTTCAATCTTCGGGAATTGTACCGCTTGTATCAAGGATAACTCGAACGACACCAAGTATTCAGAGATCGAGAAGGGTTACATCAAGCCAAACTTTCAACCATGGCTGGACTACTGCGAAGTCTTGCCGCCGATTCCGATATCAGCTACCAGTGGACCGACCAAGATGATTGAGTTTCCCGCCGATTACTTTGACACCGTAATAAAGACCTACTGGAAACAAACATTACTGGGCCCGAATAGCATCACTTCGTTTTTGGAGACAGTCACACAGATTCTACCCAATCTGAAGTCCTTCAACCTTACTGATCCCCAGGAAACAACTTCGACCACTTTTAGCAATGCTACCACTACGAGTCTATCTTCAT CTACTAGCACCTCCGCAACTGCCACACAGTCAG TCTCAGAACTCGAGTTCGACCAATCCGGAACCCCAACTACACTAAACAGAAGCTCCCTCATCGGTGCGATAGTAGGCTCAGTAATAGGCGGACTCCTCCTCTTGGGTGCCATTGCCTTCATGATACGACGCCGGCGGAAAAAAGAACCCATTCCTCGAACCGAAGACGCAAACGACGGGAAGGATGCGGTCTGGGGAAAGGCACAGCTACATGGCGACTCTATACCCGTCAAACCAAAAACATCCCCGCAAGAGCTGCCAAATTCTTGGCTTCGAGAGCTACCGGACTCAGGTTTCCGGGAGCTTCCACTTGGTTCTGACTCGACAGAGCTTCCTATATCGCCCATGTCGAAGGAGCTTCAGGGAAGTCAGAACCTTCCGAGGTATGAattggatggtggtggtactcATTtcgagaagagggaggggggtgggagaggtgaaATGCTTTGA
- the NOP15 gene encoding nucleolar protein (COG:A; BUSCO:EOG09264T8I; EggNog:ENOG503P21Q), giving the protein MARTVNGSGRKAKASATEKKAANGTPKAEKRKATEDASPVVIKKQKPAKDVVAEEAPKKSALKEKKPTKEEKPTKKAKKVEEPVEEETVNFKEEDEEVDLETQALVEALDSDNEEEQPTRISETFQKGQDVGKIPKSKKAKKEKKEKETPVSSGNPGVVYLGRIPHGFYEHELRAYFGQFGDITKLRVVRNKKTGASRHRAFIEFAEAEVADIAARTMDKYLLFGHILTAKVVPPEQVHPDLFKGANRRFKVVPWNKMAGNQLERPLSESQWQAKITKEEQRRLARAEKLKDLMDYEFDIPQLKAPEAKPQLENGTAEEEAPKEIEAPPALEEKVEKKIEEKIEEVVETVVETKVTKVRKTKAAKEPKEDTPRKGTRSSTRNKKTKP; this is encoded by the exons ATGGCCAGAACAGTCAACGGTTCAGGCCGTAAGGCGAAGG CTTCTGCcacggagaagaaggccgccaaCGGAACCcccaaggccgagaagcgcAAGG CTACTGAGGATGCGTCCCCCGTCGTcatcaagaagcagaagcccGCCAAGGACGTTGTCGCCGAGGAGGCCCCCAAGAAGTCGGcgctgaaggagaagaagccaacaaaggaggagaagcccaccaagaaggccaagaaggtcgAGGAACCAGTCGAGGAAGAGACTGTGAACTttaaggaggaggacgaggaggtcgaCCTTGAGACCCAAGCCCTAGTTGAGGCCCTTGACAGCGACAACGAGGAGGAACAGCCAACGCGGATCAGCGAGACCTTCCAGAAGGGTCAGGATGTCGGCAAGATccccaagtccaagaaggcgaagaaggagaagaaggaaaaggagacaCCAGTCAGCAGTGGAAACCCCGGCGTCGTTTACCTCGGACGCATCCCCCACGGTTTCTACGAGCACGAGCTCCGGGCGTACTTCGGTCAGTTCGGCGATATCACCAAGTTGAGAGTTGTGCGCAACAAGAAGACAGGCGCTAGCCGTCATCGTGCCTTCATTGAGTTTGCGGAGGCTGAGGTGGCCGATATCGCAGCGCGCACCATGGACAAGTACCTTCTCTTCGGCCACATTCTCACCGCCAAGGTTGTGCCGCCTGAGCAGGTGCACCCTGACCTCTTCAAGGGCGCCAACCGCCGCTTCAAGGTCGTCCCCTGGAACAAAATGGCCGGCAACCAGCTCGAAAGACCGCTTTCCGAGTCGCAATGGCAGGCCAAGATCACaaaggaggagcagagaCGGCTTGCGCGGGctgagaagctcaaggatCTTATGGACTACGAGTTTGACATCCCTCAGCTCAAAGCTCCCGAGGCCAAGCCACAACTGGAGAACGGaaccgccgaggaggaggctccTAAGGAGATCGAGGCCCCTCCCGCCCTCGAGGAAaaggttgagaagaagattgaggagaagattgaagaggttgttgagacgGTTGTCGAGACCAAGGTGACCAAGGTCAGAAAGACTAAGGCTGCCAAGGAGCCCAAGGAGGACACACCCAGAAAGGGGACAAGGAGCAGCACGAGGAACAAGAAGACGAAGCCATGA
- a CDS encoding hypothetical protein (BUSCO:EOG09263CUQ; COG:S; EggNog:ENOG503NYJB) encodes MSSSSAPKGSSVQSTAPVPASTASSNTTPSRKNRNKKKKNTNNNNNNTNNGGKGSNGNNNSSSVAAQKQQREPPPGEKDGVESARSQEPETLNAPGSPLSPPPDKLEHTFPLADEALESVKPEDEPEKTVEPEEEPEPEQLEEEPPANGHADTNGYQHKPTEKTTTPPQPPSNTKLEATMSSSPDNSALQEEVEKLRQQLEAQSTEITQLKADLEESESAKDHAETQYQTLLGRVEKIKETLGERLKRDKAELEEAKDRVEELEAQNDQLTQQIESQREETEQLKQEVQEQGRELASLRSRSNLSQQNWHREKDDLDRLVKKLREELESTATAMGEWEVIAMEERSQRELLAEKVSELEEELLSTKEGYERAVGDRDVQSQAVDRLQRALQEIQDARKKELRDIVEANEELVQFLKKRVQEAEQKANEAEAARETLSKELERTASFEKEVKEKNLLIGKLRHEAIVLNDHLTKALKYIKKTKPEEMIDKQLVTNHFLQFLTLDRSDPKRFQILQVMAGFLGWSEEQREKAGLSRPGASGGLRLPTSPFHRTPSSPALNSEFFADQNASLAGATPKERGESLSDLWASFLERSVDEAGVGGGGKGSRKDSASSAGTRPGV; translated from the exons ATGTCCTCTTCTTCCGCGCCGAAGGGCAGCTCTGTCCAATCAACAGCACCAG TTCCCGCCTCGACCGCATCTTCAAACACCACTCCTAGTAGGAAGAACAGGaataagaagaagaaaaataccaacaacaataataataacaccaacaacggcggGAAGGGTAGCAACGggaacaacaacagcagcagcgtaGCAGCGCAGAAGCAACAACGAGAGCCACCACCAGGAGAAAAGGATGGCGTTGAGAGCGCCCGGTCTCAAGAGCCAGAAACTCTG AATGCGCCAGGCAGCCCCTTGTCCCCGCCGCCAGATAAGCTCGAGCACACCTTTCCGCTAGCAGACGAGGCGCTCGAATCTGTGAAGCCAGAAGACGAACCCGAGAAAACAGTAGAGCCGGAGGAAGAGCCCGAGCCTGAACAGCTAGAGGAGGAACCCCCAGCCAACGGTCATGCCGACACAAACGGCTACCAACACAAACCAACAGAGAAAACGACGACGCCCCCGCAACCacccagcaacaccaaactGGAAGCCACCatgtcctcctcaccagaTAACTCGGCTCTCCAAGAAGAGGTAGAGAAGCTTCGCCAGCAATTGGAAGCTCAGTCAACAGAGATTACCCAGCTGAAAGCCGACCTCGAAGAATCCGAATCCGCCAAGGACCATGCGGAAACCCAATACCAGACCCTTCTCGGTCGCGTTGAGAAGATCAAAGAGACCCTCGGCGAGCGCCTCAAGCGCGACAAGGCTGAGCTGGAAGAGGCGAAGGACCGGGTGGAGGAATTAGAAGCGCAGAATGACCAGCTCACGCAACAGATTGAGTCCCAAagggaggagacggagcaGCTGAAGCAAGAGGTTCAGGAACAAGGGCGGGAGTTGGCAAGCCTGAGAAGCAGATCCAATCTGTCTCAACAAAATTGGCACAGGGAAAAAGATGACTTGGACAGGCTGGTCAAGAAGCTAAGAGAAGAACTGGAAAGCACAGCCACCGCGATGGGAGAATGGGAGGTCATCGCCATGGAAGAACGCTCCCAAAGAGAACTCCTCGCCGAGAAAGTCTCCGAGTTGGAAGAGGAATTGCTCTCCACAAAAGAAGGCTACGAAAGAGCCGTCGGGGACCGAGACGTCCAAAGCCAAGCGGTGGATAGACTTCAGCGAGCCCTCCAAGAGATCCAAGACGCTCGCAAGAAGGAACTCCGGGACATTGTCGAAGCAAATGAAGAGCTCGTCCAATTCCTCAAGAAGCGAGTTCAGGAAGCCGAGCAAAAAGCCAACGAGGCCGAAGCAGCCAGGGAAACCCTCTCCAAGGAACTCGAACGGACCGCCTCCTTTGaaaaggaggtcaaggaaaAGAACCTTCTCATTGGCAAACTTCGTCACGAAGCCATCGTTCTAAACGACCACCTGACCAAGGCACTGAAGTACATCAAGAAGACGAAGCCAGAGGAGATGATCGACAA ACAACTAGTAACAAACCACTTCCTCCAAttcctcaccctcgaccGCTCAGACCCCAAACGCTTCCAGATCCTGCAGGTCATGGCCGGCTTTCTCGGGTGGAGCGAGGAACAGCGCGAAAAAGCCGGTCTCTCCCGCCCTGGCGCTTCAGGAGGTTTGCGCCTTCCCACCTCACCGTTCCATCGCACGCCTAGTTCGCCGGCGTTGAACAGCGAGTTTTTTGCTGACCAGAACGCTTCGCTTGCGGGGGCGACACccaaagaaagaggggagAGCTTGAGCGACCTTTGGGCGAGCTTTTTGGAGAGGAGCGTGGATGAGGCGGGTGTGGGTGGGGGAGGCAAGGGGTCGAGGAAGGATAGTGCTAGTAGTGCGGGGACGAGGCCGGGTGTCTAA
- a CDS encoding hypothetical protein (EggNog:ENOG503P259), with protein MSRAIDPKTATNLNSVNLQQVYEELTQTLTLPSSPSTTLLEIEILKEFHFPPGQTILKDNNFIAISKLALVQSFLFARPRLRAYQTDPSLFSSDDISSATFTILLFDPEHLTAANTRKRLLQSELQRQNSDHRTVLEQEKRTVDSLLTSRLHRHTKSPVLWSHRRWLITQYAKYGLSVEVTGDIERIVCVAGERHPRNYYAWCHARFLVNISNNNFNRGKLLEIVQTWCVQNHTDISGWSFLSFLLGRDKDAPEVIAKVLDLVESLRLSNESVWVFLPTLAAAGVMTEEAYSRFLKIQKELLEMETTAVADKAVLRRAVEWCETYRSPSADRLKAYRLLQPDTNQEFNRCQKRGE; from the exons ATGTCCCGAGCCATAGACCCAAAAACAGCCACAAACCTCAACTCCGTCAACCTACAACAAGTATACGAAGAACTAACGcaaaccctcaccctcccctcctccccatccaccaccctcctcgaaaTCGAAATCCTCAAAGAGTTCCACTTCCCCCCCGGCCAAACCATCCTCAAAGACAACAACTTCATCGCAATCTCCAAACTCGCCCTAGTCCaatccttcctcttcgcccGACCCCGTCTCAGAGCCTACCAAAccgacccctccctcttcagctCAGACGACATATCCTCCGCCACattcaccatcctcctcttcgacCCCGAGCACCTcacagcagccaacaccAGAAAACGACTTCTCCAGTCAGAATTGCAAAGGCAAAACTCTGACCATAGAACGGTGTTGGAACAAGAAAAGAGGACGGTAGACAGTCTCCTCACAAGCAGACTACACCGACACACCAAATCCCCCGTGTTATGGAGTCATCGGCGGTGGCTCATCACCCAGTACGCAAAGTATGGTCTGTCAGTTGAAGTCACGGGTGATATCGAGAGGATTGTCTGCGTGGCTGGGGAGAGACATCCCCGGAACTACTACGCTTGGTGTCACGCCAGGTTTTTGgtcaacatcagcaacaacaacttcaacCGTGGGAAGCTGTTGGAAATAGTCCAGACTTGGTGCGTTCAGAATCACACCGACATATCAGGGTGGTCATTCCTGTCttttctcctcggccgtGACAAGGACGCACCGGAGGTGATAGCCAAGGTGTTGGATCTGGTCGAATCTCTCCGGTTGTCAAACGAGTCTGTCTGGGTGTTTTTGCCGACTTTGGCAGCGGCGGGTGTCATGACGGAGGAGGCTTATTCCAGGTTTTTGAAGATTCAAAAGGAGCTGCTGGAGATGGAGACGACGGCGGTGGCAGACAAGgcggtgttgaggagggcggtggagtGGTGTGAGACATATCGGAGTCCATCAGCAGACAGA CTGAAGGCATATCGACTTCTTCAGCCTGACACGAACCAGGAGTTCAACCGTTGTCAAAAGAGAGGTGAATGA
- a CDS encoding hypothetical protein (COG:U; EggNog:ENOG503P0SS), translating into MAIDWGTIKSLLIFFGPLLLPKAISYYRSIRAASQTHRLKIIPLSPSLTRAIAILSAVAATFLLRALPIFSPENIFAITQSRLQIPTEVLFNRLSSLRELHTLTPLDLALKEKFTSLESRLLYLQFGPDVLGNCPFCNSDDPTSYLYYAIPSILTPHVFNLVVITLVTSSLLSGEKAAGWRTPAAIASVVVAVLDLYLTSSFNHQSNSNKLRLQDLDLFFWSSRLMRLISLAMLDIFLALAIYLTGTNRAFVTPPSPAERIESVLKGLGNIKGKLNAAGVVKNTVTRDEGLRGRSNGYWAHEVRLTREMMEEEEVVRGMNDALENRLDVRSLERDAEEYTKGVLGGLMGFSSPTAASGGEAVPGTPTTTTSSTTAGGHVKEE; encoded by the exons ATGGCCATAGACTGGGGGAC CATCaaatccctcctcatcttcttcggccccctcctcctgcccaaAGCAATATCCTACTACCGCTCCATCCGCGCcgcctcccaaacccaccgcCTCAAAatcatccccctctccccctccctcacccgcgccatcgccatcctctccgcTGTGGCagccaccttcctcctccgcgcCCTTCCAATCTTTTCCCCAGAAAACATCTTCGCCATCACCCAATCCCGCCTCCAGATCCCCACCGAAGTCTTGTTCAACCGATTGTCCTCCCTCAGGGAACTGCACACTCTCACCCCGCTAGACCTCGCCCTCAAAGAAAAATTCACCTCGCTCGAGTCAAGACTCTTGTACCTCCAGTTCGGACCGGATGTCCTAGGAAACTGCCCCTTTTGCAACAGCGACGATCCGACGAGTTATTTGTATTATGCCATCCCGAGTATTTTGACGCCCCATGTTTTTAATCTGGTGGTTATCACGCTGGTGACGTCGAGTTTGCTTTCGGGGGAAAAGGCGGCTGGTTGGCGGACCCCGGCGGCGATTGcgagtgtggtggtggcggtgctGGATTTGTATTTGACGAGCAGTTTTAACCACCAGTCTAACTCGAACAAACTACGGTTGCAGGATCTGgatttgtttttttggaGTTCGAGGCTGATGAGACTTATTTCTCTTGCCATGTTGGATATATTTCTTGCGTTGGCGATATATCTTACTGGGACGAACAGGGCGTTTGTCACGCCGCCGTCACCGGCGGAGAGGATAGAGAGTGTcttgaaggggttggggaaTATCAAGGGGAAACTGAAtgcggcgggggtggtgaagaatACGGTTACCAGGgatgaggggttgaggggaaGGAGTAATGGGTATTGGGCGCatgaggtgaggttgacgagggagatgatggaggaggaggaggtggtgagggggatgaATGATGCGCTGGAGAATAGGCTGGATGTGAGAAGCTTGGAGAGGGATGCGGAGGAGTATACtaagggggttttgggggggttgatggggtttAGTAGTCCTACGGCGGCAAGTGGGGGTGAGGCGGTGCCGGGTACGCCAACTACTACGACGTCGTCGACGACAGCAGGTGGGCACGTTAAGGAGGAGTAG
- a CDS encoding hypothetical protein (EggNog:ENOG503P9T7) has protein sequence MAIQNVGCQVGTDNLSLPDRCTGMYCDFAGFLDMRNVTSYAWSTICKVFRGNYDLCMKCLTAGAYDLSHIQREFLDPNYGLWVSFCSLPPSDVTYPADYFETLTTTKSVKTKLFNHDVSTILTTQTMILPKAESFNLTATEASATPNSATTTASLSRTGASTTATGPGRSALIGVVVGSMIAAFILFGVVAYLIRRRLKKRRADNGIWDKAQLHGDSLTAKPHRQAKKDPNSTIGEICELPVSPGTTELQQTPETRWHELDTTADQGEKGDRSQ, from the exons ATGGCCATACAAAATGTAGGGTGCCAGGTTGGCACCGACAATCTGTCCTTGCCAGATCGCTGTACTGGAATGTATTGCG ACTTTGCTGGGTTTCTTGATATGAGGAATGTAACTTCATACGCATGGTCGACTATCTGCAAAGTCTTTCGAGGGAATTACGACTTGTGTATGAAATGTCTCACAGCGGGCGCTTATGATCTCTCCCACATTCAAAGAGAATTTCTCGACCCTAACTACGGACTCTGGGTGAGCTTTTGCAGCTTACCACCATCCGATGTCACCTACCCGGCCGACTACTTTGAAACCTTGACCACGACGAAATCGGTTAAAACCAAGCTTTTCAACCATGATGTTTCGACGATTTTGACAACCCAGACCATGATCTTGCCCAAAGCAGAGTCCTTTAATCTTACAGCCACTGAAGCCTCCGCAACCCCGAACAGTGCTACAACTACTGCTTCACTCTCAA GGACCGGCgcttcaacaacagccaccgGGCCAG GCAGAAGTGCCTTGATCGGAGTCGTCGTGGGCTCCATGATAGCAGCGTTCATTCTCTTTGGAGTTGTAGCCTATCTGATTCGAAGAAGGCTAAAGAAGCGAAGGGCCGACAATGGCATATGGGACAAGGCACAGCTTCACGGGGACTCTTTGACTGCCAAGCCGCATAGacaggccaagaaggatcCAAACTCGACAATTGGTGAAATTTGCGAACTTCCAGTTTCACCAGGGACAACAGAGCTTCAGCAGACACCGGAAACTCGATGGCATGAGCTTGATACAACTGCGGATCAAGGAGAGAAGGGTGACCGTTCTCAATAA
- a CDS encoding hypothetical protein (EggNog:ENOG503P2KD): protein MFKAAVSHYISSPPSSLVAGLGASSMEHEVGTKGPRGRSVNLRTRQYTDDIIHVPAPCFSVCDTAYLEAQRVGKDPELCEEDSVFYSSYNECRMCIRDMSDYGMYGITEREYLTPTFQPWLDYCESLPPVQYMTSTDMPTSTPTTPATIVKVPESTDKPVIDISPATSPQTPRAAPIPSTPPPNEEPIAPSTVSQPTFRYLASRLLLPLLQVPQGAAQPTPEVLLHYPVCQRQYHGFGPIVI from the exons ATGTTCAAGGCGGCAGTTTCGCATTATATATCTA GccccccatcatctcttGTAGCAGGCCTAGGCGCATCTTCTATGGAGCACGAGGTTGGGACGAAAGGCCCGAGGGGGCGATCCGTGAATTTGCGGACGAGACAGTACACAGACGACATTATTCATGTGCCAGCTCCCTGCTTCTCAGTCTGCG ATACTGCCTATCTTGAGGCGCAGAGGGTTGGCAAAGATCCAGAGTTGTGCGAAGAGGACTCTGTGTTCTACAGCTCATACAATGAGTGTAGAATGTGTATTCGCGACATGAGCGACTATGGCATGTACGGGATTACGGAAAGAGAATATCTCACGCCTACTTTCCAACCGTGGTTGGATTACTGCGAATCATTACCACCCGTTCAGTACATGACCAGCACCGATATGCCAACCAgcacaccaaccaccccagcGACCATCGTTAAGGTCCCTGAAAGTACGGACAAACCTGTCATCGACATCAGTCCCGCCACTTCACCCCAAACACCCAGGGCAGCACCCATACCCAGCACACCGCCTCCTAACGAAGAGCCCATTGCGCCATCCACTG TATCACAACCGACGTTCCGTTACCTAGCGAGccgtcttctcctcccactcctgcAAGTTCCCCAGGGAGCAGCCCAACCAACGCCAGAGGTACTGCTCCATTATCCTGTATGTCAGCGCCAATACCACGGGTTTGGTCCCATTGTTATCTGA
- the GET1 gene encoding GET complex subunit get1 (COG:U; EggNog:ENOG503P1QW), which translates to MPSLLLIIFITELVVQLVNTLGATTINDLLWRIYLTLPTPLSLEFAQQRKKQKEYLAVRHELKATSSQDEFAKWAKLRRQHDKLLEDLEKKKASLEAARTKFDRTLTTTRTVSTRGVQWFLPFWYSKEPMFWLPYGWFPYYVEWFASFPRAPMGSVSIVVWQWACTAVIALMIEAATAALVYVAAKQSQKVRQPVPAQSEKKDS; encoded by the exons ATGCCATCTCTACTACTCATCATATTCATCACCGAGCTGGTTGTCCAGCTGGTCAACACCCTCGGCgcaaccaccatcaacgaTTTG CTATGGAGGATATACCTTACCCTACCGACACCGCTCTCATTAGAGTTCGCACAACAGCGcaagaagcaaaaagaaTACCTCGCCGTTCGACATGAGCTGAAGGCGACGAGCAGTCAAGACGAGTTTGCCAAGTGGGCGAAACTCAGGCGCCAGCATGACAAGCTGTTGGAGGATCTTGAGAAGAAGA AGGCTTCGCTCGAGGCAGCCCGCACCAAGTTCGATCGAACCCTCACGACCACCCGCACGGTCTCGACCCGCGGCGTACAGTGGTTCCTCCCCTTCTGGTACAGCAAGGAGCCCATGTTCTGGCTCCCCTACGGCTGGTTCCCCTACTACGTCGAATGGTTCGCCTCTTTCCCCCGTGCGCCAATGGGTAGCGTCAGCATTGTGGTTTGGCAATGGGCTTGCACCGCCGTGATCGCTCTGATGATTGAGGCGGCCACAGCAGCTTTGGTGTATGTTGCTGCGAAGCAGTCACAAAAGGTCAGGCAGCCTGTGCCAGCGCAGTCGGAAAAGAAAGATTCATGA